A window of the Miscanthus floridulus cultivar M001 chromosome 14, ASM1932011v1, whole genome shotgun sequence genome harbors these coding sequences:
- the LOC136502753 gene encoding uncharacterized protein translates to MMMPGVPHHQGSASLSKYKKAYEAAHGGQPIGQLTAYALAHMGPAKSNIEYNPDAGPEAYTNSSVHTCPSSYMEASRLVPGPDYDPRTGECLDPERVMRTGQGKKHGQFYIGDGILDMGSTPLNRLRAASTSSSVPISQRPTAVAALQAEVQQLRAQQEAQLAEREAKRAEREAERQRIQALEAQQEGLLKFVQQLGQQQGWEIPAQLLAPPSPPHHRESTPHQSGAASNHVRGSPASHVGPSPPRHSPGSHPGASQPS, encoded by the exons atgatgatgccaggtgtacctcaccatcagggcagtgCCAGCCTCAGCAAATACAAaaaggcatat gaggcggcccatggtggccagccaattggccaactcacgGCGTATGCTCTGGCCCACATGGGCCCGGCAAAGTCCAACATCGAGTACAACCCGGATGCGGGCCCAGAGGCATACACCAACTCTAGCGTCCACACCTGCCCCAGTTCATACATGGAGGCGTCAAGGTTAGTCCCCGGGCCGGACTACGATCCGAGGACCGGGGAGTGCCTTGATCCTGAGCGAGTGATGAGGactgggcaaggcaagaagcatgggcagttCTACATTGGCGACGGCATCCTCGACATGGGCTCTACTCCGCTTAACCGCCtacgagcagcgagcacgagctctagcgtgcccataagCCAACGACCGACAGCGGTGGCGGCActccag gccgaggtGCAGCAACTTCGGGCCCAGCAGGAGGCCCAGCTGGCTGAGCGAGAGGCtaagcgggccgagcgggaggccgagcgtcagaggatacaagctttggaggcccagcaagaaggtttgctcaagttcgtgcaacaacttgggcAGCAACAAGGTTGGGAGATCCCAGCACAGCTGCttgcaccaccatcaccaccacatcatcgagAGTCTACTCCA catcaatcgggggcagCGTCGAACCATGTTAgagggtcgccggcatcgcacGTCGGGCCATCCCCACCTAGACACTCGCCAGGATCGCACCCTGGGGCGTCCCAACCCTCATAG